One window from the genome of Trueperaceae bacterium encodes:
- a CDS encoding alpha/beta hydrolase has product MTAPALSGHLPVAGTEIHYEVRGDGPPVLLVHGAFGSTRQFSGLLPAVTRRHRAVLVDLQGHGRTADREEPFSYERFADDCAAVLDHLDVGPAAVVGYSMGGGTALQLAFRHPRLVARLAVLSAPFRSAGWHQDVMASFRATGSHQWPSVRDSSLYRDHAEVAPRPEEFPVLLDKLGWLLGGHEYDWTDEVRALKVPVLIALGDGDSLSPAHAAEMFALLGGGLRDGGLGGECLSRSRLAVLPRTTHYDLLASPLLERVLVEFLEA; this is encoded by the coding sequence ATGACCGCGCCCGCGCTCTCCGGCCACCTGCCCGTCGCCGGCACGGAGATCCACTACGAGGTCCGCGGCGACGGTCCGCCGGTGCTGCTGGTGCACGGCGCCTTCGGCTCCACGCGGCAGTTCTCCGGCCTGCTCCCCGCGGTCACGAGGCGTCACCGGGCGGTCCTCGTCGACCTCCAGGGCCACGGGCGCACCGCCGACAGGGAAGAGCCGTTCAGCTACGAGCGCTTCGCCGACGACTGCGCCGCCGTGCTCGACCACCTGGACGTGGGACCCGCAGCGGTCGTCGGCTACTCGATGGGCGGCGGCACCGCGCTGCAGCTCGCCTTCCGCCACCCTCGCCTCGTGGCGAGGCTGGCCGTCCTGAGCGCGCCGTTCCGCAGCGCGGGCTGGCACCAGGACGTCATGGCCAGCTTCCGCGCCACCGGCTCCCACCAGTGGCCGTCCGTGAGGGACAGCTCCCTCTACCGCGACCACGCCGAGGTCGCGCCGCGCCCCGAGGAGTTCCCCGTGCTGCTCGACAAGCTCGGCTGGCTGCTCGGCGGCCACGAGTACGACTGGACCGACGAGGTGCGGGCGCTGAAGGTGCCCGTGCTGATCGCTCTGGGCGACGGCGACAGCCTCTCCCCGGCCCACGCCGCCGAGATGTTCGCCCTGCTGGGCGGCGGTCTGCGCGACGGCGGCTTGGGGGGCGAGTGCCTCTCGCGCTCGCGCCTCGCCGTGCTGCCGCGCACCACGCACTACGACCTGCTGGCGTCGCCGCTCCTCGAGCGCGTGCTGGTCGAGTTCCTGGAGGCGTAG
- a CDS encoding peroxidase-related enzyme (This protein belongs to a clade of uncharacterized proteins related to peroxidases such as the alkylhydroperoxidase AhpD.) translates to MAFIATVPEERAEGGVARMYQALREGLGYVPNYGRSFSHRPALFSAWVALNSTVKGVMDPRRYELATLAAAVRRRSSYCTIAHGERLLDLGTSEDELRALAREPESAPLDETERAIFDFAAKVAEAAHTVTSEDVERLRSVGLTDAEIFDVASAAAARLFFTALCDAVGTRPDAAFRSRLPGLVEDLAVGRPVEEP, encoded by the coding sequence ATGGCCTTCATCGCCACTGTCCCCGAGGAGCGAGCGGAAGGCGGCGTGGCGCGGATGTACCAGGCGCTCCGGGAGGGCCTGGGCTACGTGCCCAACTACGGCAGGTCGTTCAGCCACCGTCCGGCCCTGTTCAGCGCGTGGGTCGCGCTCAACTCGACGGTGAAGGGCGTCATGGACCCCAGGCGCTACGAGCTCGCCACCCTGGCGGCAGCGGTGCGGCGCCGCTCCAGCTACTGCACCATCGCCCACGGCGAGAGGCTGCTCGACCTCGGCACCAGCGAGGACGAGCTGCGCGCCCTGGCCCGCGAGCCGGAGTCCGCTCCCCTCGACGAGACCGAGAGGGCCATCTTCGACTTCGCCGCCAAGGTCGCCGAAGCCGCCCACACCGTCACGTCGGAGGACGTCGAGCGCCTCCGGTCGGTCGGTCTCACCGACGCCGAGATCTTCGACGTAGCCTCGGCCGCCGCGGCCCGACTGTTCTTCACGGCCCTGTGCGACGCCGTGGGCACCCGGCCGGACGCCGCCTTCCGCTCGCGGCTCCCCGGCCTCGTCGAGGACCTCGCCGTGGGCAGGCCCGTGGAGGAGCCGTAG
- a CDS encoding ROK family protein — translation MLCLDVGGSSVKSGVVLSGGELIAGPFRKELDSAGPAGRIVASLASSLEGLLPAAAGHDVRGVGVSMPGPTDYARGVPLMRGLGKFESVYGLDLAAEVVRRAPSLAGLPWRWLNDARAFALGELRFGAARGAPKAMFLTLGTGCGSAFAVDGRLVTSGPGVPEGGFVYVMRHGESTLDELLSARGVLRLWREVAAERGQGARGRVEDPAGFRSGELGGLTVVPPGDVGGPADVPPGDVGAAPEVESARDVGLRAAAGDPAALEAFARFGALLADALEPVFAAFRPEVVVLGGKVSESLRFFAAAAREAGAPPLVPAAAPDAAALRGAAVHLLERTG, via the coding sequence GTGCTGTGCCTCGACGTGGGGGGCAGCAGCGTGAAGAGCGGCGTCGTGCTCTCCGGTGGCGAGCTGATCGCGGGGCCCTTCCGGAAAGAGCTCGACAGCGCCGGTCCGGCGGGACGGATCGTCGCGTCCCTGGCGTCGTCCCTGGAGGGGCTCCTGCCCGCGGCCGCCGGACACGACGTGCGCGGCGTGGGCGTGTCGATGCCGGGCCCCACCGACTACGCGCGGGGCGTGCCCCTGATGCGCGGCCTGGGCAAGTTCGAGTCCGTCTACGGGCTCGACCTCGCCGCCGAGGTCGTGAGGCGCGCCCCGTCCCTCGCCGGCCTGCCGTGGCGCTGGCTGAACGACGCGCGGGCGTTCGCGCTCGGCGAGCTGCGCTTCGGGGCGGCGCGGGGAGCGCCCAAGGCCATGTTCCTCACCCTCGGTACGGGCTGCGGCTCCGCCTTCGCCGTCGACGGGAGGCTCGTCACCAGCGGGCCCGGCGTCCCTGAGGGCGGCTTCGTCTACGTCATGCGTCACGGGGAGAGCACCCTCGACGAGCTGCTCTCGGCCCGCGGCGTGCTGCGCCTGTGGCGGGAGGTGGCGGCGGAGCGCGGCCAGGGAGCGCGTGGCCGGGTCGAGGACCCGGCGGGCTTCCGGTCCGGCGAGCTCGGAGGCCTCACGGTCGTCCCGCCCGGCGACGTCGGGGGCCCGGCGGACGTCCCGCCAGGCGACGTCGGGGCCGCGCCCGAGGTCGAGAGCGCCCGCGACGTCGGGCTCCGCGCCGCGGCGGGCGATCCGGCGGCCCTCGAGGCGTTCGCGCGGTTCGGTGCGCTGCTGGCCGACGCGCTCGAGCCCGTGTTCGCAGCCTTCAGACCCGAGGTCGTCGTGCTCGGCGGCAAGGTGAGCGAGAGCCTGCGGTTCTTCGCGGCGGCCGCCCGGGAGGCCGGGGCGCCGCCGCTAGTGCCGGCCGCGGCGCCGGACGCGGCCGCGCTGCGGGGGGCGGCGGTGCACCTGCTCGAGAGGACGGGTTAG
- a CDS encoding choice-of-anchor Q domain-containing protein has translation MRACSHRPARHEPAVAHGPGGRPAHTRRAASLALLATLCAALAGLATTARAATIAVTTTADELDFVPNGECSLREAVVTVNEQRALGVGGCTVSGTLGSNDTIVLPAGTYRLTRITALPLTLVDQDADNIDVLEDVTIQGAGAGSTVIDGGELYYPAYGVEWPLFEGGVVRVAAGVTARIERVTLRGGEAMSGGGLYVAGSLTLVDAAVEGNRTEGPGAGIYNEGSLTLRRVTVSDNESDLVDVPPARVGGGIFTSGSLDALNVTISGNRTIAGGGVSVQQGAGPTLLDSVTVTGNVAIGSSGFTYLPTGGIANLAPASTVRIQNSIVAGNEAPGDPDCYGAFDSRGHNLIGDAGDCTGFSADDLRGNADEPIDPLLAPLANYGGQTKTHALLPGSPAVDAGPLPATGDCPDTDQRGFPRGLDGDGNGLVECDVGAYEGPAGTNADANLEVSLALGPNPVPAGGTLELEVTVRNNGPGPADGVEFTLALPAGSGPVLSMPGGCGASSGTATCGVGDLDPGDEVSRLVTATAPSTLGVVIAEVAVTGDSEDPEPSDDTAQATTLVVGAHTADLSLTMTGPTGVETGGSIEYVLTAHNAGPQAADATARVSYALPANAAFVSATTGCSRVSSIVNCPVPGLGAGQSRQVSVVLTAPAQTGHVYSTASVVGEPGSDGDLSNNNASFTTRVDPPPPPSADLFIQKLGPSTVQVGTEIAYNLVVHNNGPDAAEDVRVTDELPPGVSVVSVPEGCSVSGGTVTCDVGVMEPFGTTVQYQVVVAAPAAAAVIRNEASIVDLGDSLDPYPANDASGVTTTVTEEPPPPGADLAMSKDGPQLVQPGAAFSYALAVTNTGPDSAANVVVSDALPAGVTLTGVPSGCAASGGTVTCELASLAAGATAAFTLEVTAPDAEGELVNTATVASDTDDGVPGNDSDTVTTEVSAAAPDEAPTLSLAAHPSAAASRSARPGDDGVTALRLVASAGDGEAVAIRTLSISYTVERGAAGIVGVHLYADADGDGAPDGEALATGSFGQGANALVLDVAEEATVPAGASRGYLVLVDLSALAAVEFGGPWAALAALGLVPLGLVARRRAGRLAALSVVVLALCLVSCRTAGPAYRLTIEDAAAVGAESGLAAEVSGLPLAGARVTVER, from the coding sequence ATGAGGGCATGCTCCCACCGTCCCGCACGCCACGAGCCGGCGGTCGCGCACGGACCCGGCGGCCGTCCCGCGCACACCCGGCGGGCAGCGTCCCTGGCGCTACTGGCGACCCTGTGCGCCGCGCTGGCCGGCCTGGCGACGACGGCCCGGGCCGCGACGATCGCGGTCACGACCACGGCCGACGAGCTCGACTTCGTCCCCAACGGCGAGTGCTCCCTGCGCGAGGCCGTCGTCACGGTGAACGAGCAGCGCGCGCTCGGCGTAGGCGGCTGCACCGTGAGCGGGACGCTCGGCTCGAACGACACGATCGTCCTGCCGGCGGGCACGTACCGGCTCACCCGCATCACCGCGTTGCCGCTGACCCTCGTCGACCAGGACGCCGACAACATCGACGTCCTGGAGGACGTCACGATCCAGGGCGCCGGAGCAGGCAGCACGGTGATCGACGGGGGCGAGCTCTACTACCCGGCCTACGGCGTGGAGTGGCCGCTCTTCGAAGGGGGCGTCGTCCGCGTGGCCGCAGGCGTCACGGCGCGGATCGAGCGCGTGACGCTGCGCGGCGGCGAAGCCATGTCGGGCGGCGGCCTGTACGTGGCCGGCTCGCTCACCCTCGTCGACGCGGCCGTCGAGGGGAACAGGACCGAGGGGCCGGGTGCCGGCATCTACAACGAGGGCTCACTGACCCTGAGGCGCGTGACCGTGAGCGACAACGAGAGCGACCTGGTGGACGTCCCGCCAGCACGTGTCGGCGGCGGCATCTTCACGTCGGGCAGCCTCGACGCCCTCAACGTCACGATCAGCGGGAACCGGACGATAGCCGGGGGCGGGGTGTCGGTGCAACAGGGGGCCGGCCCGACGCTCCTCGACAGCGTGACCGTCACGGGGAACGTAGCGATCGGCTCGTCCGGCTTCACCTACTTGCCGACGGGAGGGATAGCCAACCTGGCGCCGGCCTCCACGGTGAGGATCCAGAACAGCATCGTCGCGGGCAACGAGGCGCCGGGCGACCCGGACTGCTACGGCGCCTTCGACTCGCGGGGCCACAACCTGATAGGCGACGCAGGCGACTGCACGGGCTTCTCCGCGGACGACCTGAGGGGGAACGCCGACGAACCCATCGACCCGCTGCTGGCCCCGCTGGCGAACTACGGCGGCCAGACGAAGACGCACGCCCTGCTGCCCGGCAGCCCGGCCGTCGACGCCGGCCCGCTCCCGGCGACCGGCGACTGCCCCGACACCGACCAGCGCGGCTTCCCACGGGGCCTGGACGGGGACGGCAACGGCCTCGTGGAGTGCGACGTCGGCGCCTACGAGGGGCCCGCAGGGACGAACGCCGACGCGAACCTGGAGGTGTCGCTGGCGCTGGGGCCGAACCCGGTCCCGGCGGGCGGCACGCTCGAGCTCGAGGTCACGGTGCGCAACAACGGCCCCGGACCGGCCGACGGCGTCGAGTTCACCCTCGCACTCCCTGCCGGCTCCGGGCCCGTCCTCAGCATGCCGGGCGGCTGCGGCGCCAGCAGCGGCACGGCGACCTGCGGCGTGGGTGACCTCGACCCCGGCGACGAGGTGAGCCGCCTGGTCACGGCCACCGCCCCGTCGACGCTGGGCGTGGTCATCGCCGAGGTCGCGGTGACCGGCGACTCGGAGGACCCCGAGCCGAGCGACGACACGGCCCAGGCGACCACGCTCGTGGTCGGCGCGCACACCGCCGACCTGTCGCTGACGATGACGGGCCCCACCGGGGTCGAGACGGGCGGGAGCATCGAGTACGTGCTGACGGCGCACAACGCCGGTCCCCAGGCCGCCGACGCCACGGCGCGCGTCTCGTACGCCCTGCCGGCGAACGCCGCGTTCGTGTCGGCCACGACCGGCTGCAGCCGCGTGTCGAGCATCGTGAACTGCCCGGTTCCCGGCCTGGGCGCGGGCCAGTCGCGGCAGGTGAGCGTCGTCCTCACGGCGCCGGCGCAGACGGGGCACGTGTACAGCACCGCCAGCGTCGTGGGCGAACCCGGCTCGGACGGCGACCTGAGCAACAACAACGCCTCCTTCACGACCCGCGTGGACCCGCCACCGCCGCCCAGCGCCGACCTCTTCATCCAGAAGCTCGGCCCGTCCACGGTCCAGGTGGGGACCGAGATCGCCTACAACCTCGTCGTCCACAACAACGGCCCCGACGCCGCCGAGGACGTGCGGGTGACCGACGAGCTCCCGCCCGGCGTGAGCGTGGTGTCGGTGCCCGAGGGGTGCAGCGTCTCGGGCGGCACCGTCACCTGCGACGTCGGCGTCATGGAGCCGTTCGGCACGACGGTCCAGTACCAGGTGGTGGTCGCCGCCCCCGCCGCGGCCGCTGTGATCAGGAACGAGGCGAGCATCGTCGACCTCGGAGACTCGCTCGACCCGTACCCAGCCAACGACGCCTCGGGCGTCACCACTACGGTCACCGAGGAGCCGCCCCCGCCCGGCGCCGACCTGGCCATGTCGAAGGACGGTCCGCAGCTCGTCCAGCCCGGGGCCGCGTTCTCCTACGCCCTCGCCGTCACGAACACTGGGCCCGACTCGGCCGCGAACGTCGTCGTCAGCGACGCGCTGCCCGCCGGGGTCACGCTGACCGGCGTGCCGAGCGGCTGCGCCGCGTCCGGCGGCACCGTGACGTGCGAGCTCGCGAGCCTGGCGGCGGGCGCGACGGCGGCATTCACCCTCGAGGTCACCGCGCCCGACGCCGAGGGCGAGCTGGTGAACACGGCGACGGTCGCCAGCGACACCGACGACGGCGTGCCCGGCAACGACAGCGACACGGTCACGACGGAGGTCTCGGCCGCGGCGCCGGACGAGGCCCCGACGCTGAGCCTGGCAGCGCACCCTTCCGCGGCTGCCAGCCGCTCCGCGCGTCCCGGAGACGACGGCGTCACCGCCCTCAGGCTCGTGGCCTCCGCGGGCGACGGCGAGGCCGTGGCGATCCGCACGCTGAGCATCAGCTACACCGTGGAGCGCGGCGCGGCGGGCATCGTCGGGGTGCACCTGTACGCCGACGCCGACGGCGACGGCGCTCCCGACGGCGAGGCCCTGGCCACCGGCAGCTTCGGCCAGGGCGCGAACGCTCTGGTGCTCGACGTCGCGGAGGAGGCCACGGTGCCCGCCGGCGCCTCGCGCGGCTACCTCGTGCTCGTGGACCTGAGCGCTCTCGCGGCCGTCGAGTTCGGCGGGCCTTGGGCCGCGCTGGCGGCCCTCGGCCTGGTGCCGCTCGGCCTCGTCGCCCGCCGCCGCGCCGGACGCCTCGCGGCCCTGTCGGTCGTCGTCCTCGCCCTCTGCCTCGTCTCCTGCCGCACCGCCGGGCCCGCCTACCGCCTCACGATCGAGGACGCCGCGGCCGTCGGCGCCGAGTCCGGGCTCGCGGCCGAGGTCTCGGGCCTCCCGCTAGCGGGGGCCAGGGTCACGGTCGAGAGGTGA
- a CDS encoding class I mannose-6-phosphate isomerase, whose translation MKRYADPPYRPAGVFDPAPAYPLEPGQVSRDLAALARLLAERRVVVVDGYVGVLWDELRAALSERFAADGVEVTWLDVRDALRPAAEVEAYVAPYLGGDDPVFGTRCDGRLEDLFDAERLAALRPAEEGVSVLYGCGAALAGWDAYLAYVDLPKDAVQQRARAGRVANLGRAAPEDAKAMYKRFYFVDWPLLNRHKRELLPRVDLFLDGQEPREPSYIAGDDLRAALTRMSRSYLRTRPWFTPGPWGGQWLKEIVPGLPEAPNYAWSFELIAPEAGLTLASGEERLEVSFDALMFLAAEAVLGEHAARFGTDFPIRFDYLDTMGGGNLSVQVHPSPRYIRERFGEPFTQDETYYIVDRVPGAKVYLGFREGVDPAAFRAELEESARSGTPVDVERFVRAVASERHGLYLIPHGTVHCSGAGNMVLEISATPYIFTFKMYDWLRLDLDGRPRPLNVERAFDNLDFSRQGAVVDDQLVSRPRVLGEGEGWRLVHLPTHRDHFYDVHRVELSGRVEVATEGSPHVLNVVEGGPVRLRTAGGEAVFAFAETFVVPAAAGRYELVNEGPVESKVVKAFLKPVAGGAAGGAAEAAR comes from the coding sequence ATGAAGCGTTACGCCGACCCGCCCTACCGGCCCGCCGGCGTCTTCGACCCCGCGCCCGCCTACCCGCTCGAGCCCGGCCAGGTCTCCCGCGACCTCGCCGCGCTCGCGCGCCTGCTCGCCGAGCGGCGGGTGGTCGTCGTCGACGGCTACGTGGGCGTGCTGTGGGACGAGCTGCGCGCGGCGCTGAGCGAGCGGTTCGCCGCGGACGGCGTGGAGGTGACCTGGCTCGACGTACGCGACGCCCTGCGCCCGGCGGCGGAGGTGGAGGCGTACGTCGCCCCCTACCTGGGCGGCGACGACCCGGTGTTCGGCACGCGTTGCGACGGGCGCCTCGAGGACCTCTTCGACGCGGAGAGGCTGGCGGCGCTGCGTCCGGCGGAGGAGGGCGTGTCGGTCCTCTACGGCTGCGGCGCGGCCCTCGCCGGCTGGGACGCCTACCTCGCCTACGTGGACCTGCCCAAGGACGCGGTCCAGCAGCGGGCGCGGGCCGGCCGGGTCGCGAACCTCGGCCGCGCGGCGCCCGAGGACGCCAAGGCGATGTACAAGCGCTTCTACTTCGTCGACTGGCCGCTGCTGAACCGCCACAAGCGGGAGCTCCTCCCGCGCGTCGACCTCTTCCTCGACGGCCAGGAACCGCGCGAACCCAGCTACATCGCCGGGGACGACCTGAGGGCCGCCCTGACGCGGATGAGCCGCAGCTACCTCAGGACCCGCCCCTGGTTCACGCCCGGCCCGTGGGGCGGCCAGTGGCTGAAGGAGATCGTGCCGGGCCTGCCGGAGGCGCCGAACTACGCGTGGTCGTTCGAGCTGATCGCGCCGGAGGCCGGACTGACGCTGGCGAGCGGCGAAGAGCGCCTCGAGGTGTCGTTCGACGCGCTGATGTTCCTCGCCGCCGAGGCCGTCCTGGGCGAGCACGCCGCGCGCTTCGGCACCGACTTCCCCATACGCTTCGACTACCTGGACACGATGGGCGGGGGGAACCTCTCGGTGCAGGTGCACCCGTCGCCGCGGTACATCCGGGAGAGGTTCGGCGAGCCGTTCACCCAGGACGAGACCTACTACATCGTCGACCGCGTCCCGGGCGCGAAGGTCTACCTCGGCTTCCGGGAGGGCGTAGACCCGGCAGCGTTCAGGGCGGAGCTGGAGGAGAGCGCGCGCTCGGGGACGCCCGTGGACGTCGAGAGGTTCGTGCGCGCCGTCGCGTCCGAGCGCCACGGCCTCTACCTGATCCCGCACGGCACCGTCCACTGCTCCGGCGCCGGCAACATGGTGCTGGAGATCAGCGCCACGCCGTACATCTTCACGTTCAAGATGTACGACTGGCTGCGCCTCGACCTCGACGGCCGTCCGCGGCCCCTGAACGTCGAGCGCGCCTTCGACAACCTCGACTTCTCCCGGCAGGGCGCCGTGGTGGACGACCAGCTCGTATCGCGCCCGCGCGTGCTGGGCGAGGGCGAGGGCTGGCGGCTCGTGCACCTGCCCACCCACCGCGACCACTTCTACGACGTGCACCGCGTGGAGCTCTCGGGCCGGGTCGAGGTCGCCACCGAGGGCTCCCCGCACGTGCTGAACGTCGTCGAGGGCGGACCGGTGCGGCTGCGCACGGCGGGCGGCGAGGCGGTCTTCGCCTTCGCGGAGACCTTCGTGGTCCCCGCCGCCGCCGGCCGCTACGAGCTGGTGAACGAGGGGCCCGTCGAGTCGAAGGTCGTCAAGGCGTTCCTCAAGCCGGTCGCCGGTGGTGCCGCGGGCGGGGCCGCGGAGGCGGCCCGCTGA